A stretch of DNA from Nitrososphaerota archaeon:
CATGCCGAGCGCCGGGTTCCCTACGGGCGGAAGCTTCGCTGAGTAATCCTTCTTCTTATTCAGCAGATCGAGTCCCCAGAACGTGAAGTAGAGATCTACATCCATATCCATTGCAGCCGCTGTGTTAGCGAGTATCAGCGGCGGATACAGCATATCGAGAGTTCCCTTGGAAATAATGATGAGAAGCCGCTTCCTCTTGGGCTGCTCCTCTGCCGCCTCTACCGATGCTTCTGTTTTTGCAGCCGGTACCCCGACTTCTTTCTTACTTCTTTTTGACATAAATTTTGGTCACTTCTCCTTCAACTTCGGTGCCGAGGTGGATGTTACCCGTCCTCTTAGCCCAAGCTCTGAGATCTGGGTCCGCCGCAGGATCTGTGGCGAGTATCTCCAGTATTTGCCCAGACTTTAGCTTATCAATCTCGACCTTTGTCTTCAGAACCGGTTGTGGACAGAGCATTCCTTTCGTGTCAAGGGTGTAGTCGGGTTTAATCTCGGCCACCATCTCTATATAACACCGTTATTGACACCGATACCCGATATTATTAAGGTTATACTCACGGGTGGCTTGGGTTCTATCAACTTGGCGGCAGCTGGAAATTCCATTAACTTTCGGCAGCTGGAGGCGATTTTAAGTGGCGAACCGCCTCCTTTCACAGTTCATCTCACGGATTACGGTCTTAGTCAATCGTTACAGTAATTGGTTCGAGGTAGCATGGGTTGGGTTTGGTTTCTCAGCTGTTATAGAGTACTTCGTGTTCCGTCTAGGCTATGATGTGATAATTATTACTGGTTTAGCGTGGCTTCTTGCCCTGTGTGTGCATGTGCGCCGTATCTCCAGTCAAAATAACGTGTGAGGATGGGAACATAGCAAACAGACAATACGATGTAGGTGACAAGGAAGAACTCACTGTTCAGGGAATTGTCAATTATTTTGTTCAAGTATGTTGCGATAAGTCCAGTAGCTGCAATTGCGAGACCAAAGAAAAGATACAGCACAATCTTATTCATGGTTACTCGTTTATCGCGCCCAAAGATCACTCTAACCTCTCTAAAGTCTCCTCTGAAGATAACAATCATGGAAACATCAGCTATAATGTAGGTGTAGAGGAATGTCACAGTATAGTACCAGTAGACGAAATTGTGTTCGTAGAGAC
This window harbors:
- a CDS encoding sulfurtransferase TusA family protein; this encodes MVAEIKPDYTLDTKGMLCPQPVLKTKVEIDKLKSGQILEILATDPAADPDLRAWAKRTGNIHLGTEVEGEVTKIYVKKK
- a CDS encoding DsrE/DsrF/DrsH-like family protein, with the protein product MSKRSKKEVGVPAAKTEASVEAAEEQPKRKRLLIIISKGTLDMLYPPLILANTAAAMDMDVDLYFTFWGLDLLNKKKDYSAKLPPVGNPALGMPNILGVIPGMTDMATSMMKKRIKKYWPTIKEMMKQAKEAGVKIHACSPTMGLMNMKKEDLVPEVDDIIGASTYLDMAIDADVTLFI